The Buchnera aphidicola (Cinara cf. splendens/pseudotsugae 3390) sequence AGGCGTTTTTAATAATTCTACTTCAGTCTTTTGAACTAAATCACCAATATAATGAATGCTTTCGGCTTTTAAACAATTTGCAGAACGAACAGTCAATTCTAAGTCGTCTACAGGACGTAGCAGTCCTGGATCAAATTCGGGTTTTTCTTCTTTAACAACCGGCTCATGAATACCTCTTAAATCAACAAAGGATTCTAATTGCTCTGCCAAAATAGTAGCAGCTTTTCTAATAGCTTCTTCTGGATCAATTGTACCATTAGTTTCCATTTCTATTATTAACTTATCTAAATCAGTTCTTTGTTCTACTCTAGCTGCTTCAACATTATATATAATACGCTCTATAGGACTGTATGATACGTCTAGGAATAATTTTCCAATAACACGATTATCTTGTAAGAGATCTTTTTGAGATTTAGCAGTAATATATCCTCTACCGCGCATTACTTTGATTCGCATATCAATGAAGACATCTGGACAAGTAATATTACAAATAACATGTTTTGAGTTTATAATTTCTACAGAAGAATCATGACTAATGTCCGCAGCAATAACAGGTCCGATACCATATTTTTTTAAAGATATAACCACTTCATTTTTACCAAATAATTTTATTGATAAACCTTTTAAATTCAATAAAATATCTAGTATATCCTCTTTTATACCTTCTTTATGCATATATTCATGCAATATACCATTTATTTCGACTTCAGTAACAGCACAACCAGACATAGAGGATAATAAAATTCTTCTTAAAGCACTACCTAGTGTATGTCCGAAACCACGCTCTAATGGTTCTAATGTAATTTTAGCATGTTTTGCGCTGATTTGTTCAATATTAACTAGTCTAGGTTTTAAAAAATCTTCTACAAAGTCCTGCATACTACCTCTCTCCGATAATCATCATAATTATTACTTTGAATATAATTCGACTATCAAATGCTCATTAATATCAGAAGATAAATCATGACGCTCTATTGGACGTATAAACGTACCTTCCATCGTTTTATAATTAACATCTAACCAACTAGATTGTTCACGTTGTTTTATAAGTTCCATAGCAGCCTGAATTCTCAATTGTTTTTTAGAACGCTCACAAATAGAAATTTTATCTTGAACAGAAACTTGATAAGAAGGAATACTTACAGTGCTATTATTCACACAAACTGATTTGTGGTTAATTAACTGACGTGATTCCGCTCTAGTAGAAGCAAAACCCATACGATACACAATATTATCCAAACGATTTTCTAATAAAAATAACAAATTTTGACCTGTATTGCCTTTTAACTTAGAAGCTTTTTTATAATAGTTGTGAAACTGTCGCTCTAATATTCCATACAAACGTCTTATTTTTTGTTTTTCTCTTAATTGTGTTCCGTAACCTGATAAACGTAATTTTCTTAATCCATGTTGACCCGGAGAATGATCAATTTTACACTTAGATTCAATAGATCGTACGCCTGATTTTAAAAATAAATCTAATCCTTCTCGTCTACTTAATTTTAATTTAGGACCTAAATATTTTGCCATATCTCTTTTCTCTTATTTATATGTACATAAAATTATTAAACTCTACGTTTTTTAGAGGGTCGACATCCATTATGAGGAATAGGAGTAACATCTGTAATATTAGTAATTCGAAAACCTGAAGCATTTAAAGCTCGAATTGTAGATTCACGACCAGGACCAGGCCCTTTAACCATAATTTCTAAATTTTTTATTCCATAGTCTTTAACTCGATCAGCGCATTTTTCCGCTGCTACTTGGGCAGCAAAAGGAGTAGATTTTCTTGAACCACGAAAACCAGAACCTCCAGAAGTAGCCCATCCTAAAGTATTTCCTTGACGATCAGTAATAGTAACAATTGTATTATTAAACGATGCATGAATATGCGCAATACCATCCAAAACTTGTTTTTTTATATGTTTTTTAGGAATCTTTACTATTTTTTTTGACATAATCAATTATTTTCCCAAATTATCTACTTTTTATTAACTTTCTAGGACCTTTACACGTACGAGCATTTGTTTTTGTTCTTTGTCCACGTACTGGTAGGTGTTTACGATGACGTACTCCTCTATAACAACCAATATCCATTAATCTTTTTATATTAACAGTTCTTTCTCTACGCAAATCTCCTTCAATCACGAGAGTAGATATAAGTTTACGCAGTTTATCAATTTGTTGTTCACTTAATGTGTTAATTTTAATGTCATATCTAAGATTCACAGCATTACAAATTTTTTTAGACAATGATAAACCAATTCCATAAATTCCAGTTAAAGCTATTAATACATGCTTATGATCAGGAATATTAATTCCAGCAATTCTTGTCACAAAAGTATCCTCTCGATGTATAATAGATCGTGTATCTTATGCATAACTATAAAAAATAGCATTTACTAAATTATTAAAAATATTATTTTTACAAAAAAGAAATATATATAAATTCTACCCTTGTCTTTGCTTATGTTTAGGGTCATTCTTACACACAACGCGAATTACATTTTTTCGACGAATAATTTTACAACTACGACACAATTTTTTCACTGATGCACGAACTTTCATTGATACTCCAAAATAAACATTATACTGATATTATTTTAATTTTTTAAATATAAACTTGCTTTTTTTAATATTTTTTTATATCGAGTAGACATCATTAGTGTTTGTATTTGTATAATAAATTCCATAAGTACTACTACTACAATTAATAAAGAAGTACCTCCGAAATAAAAAGGAACTTTTAAACAATAATGCATAATATCTGGTATTAAACATATAAATACAGTATATATAGAACCAATTGTTGTTAACTTTAAAACAATTTTTTTAATGTATTGTTCAGTCTGTAATCCAGGTCTAATTCCAGGAATAAAAGCACCTGATTTTTTTAAATTAATAGCAGTATCTTTAGAATTAAACATTACACTAGTATAAAAAAAACAAAAAAATATTATTAATACAACATTTGTAAACACAAAAATACTATGATTAAATTTAAAAAAATCAAAAAATTTTATTAGAAATATTTTATCGTGAAAAACATGACGACAATATGTTACAATAATAGATGGAAAAAGAAGCAAACTAGATGAAAAAATAACGGGTACTACACCGGCCATATTAACTTTTAAAGGTAAATAGCTGTGATGTGATGAATGCATATTACTACCTTGATGACGACGAGCATAGCATACGATAATGTTACGTTGACTTTTTTCAAAAAATACTACTATAAAGATCACAAATAACATAACTAACAATATCAAAAAAAAATATAAATTATTAAAGTCATAAATATGCATTACAGAAAACGTTTTTTTTATAGAAACGGGTAAAGAAGATATTATTCCAAAAAAAATTATTAAAGAAATACCATTACCTATTCCTTTATCTGTAATAAATTCTCCTAACCACATCAAAAAAATAGTTCCTGTTATCATACTAATAATTGAAATTATATAAAAATAAAAATCTGTAAATACAAAAATATTTTTCATTCCAGGAATAAACGGTAGTCCAATCACGACACTAATTGATTGAATTACAGATAAAAATAATGTTAAATATTTAGTATATTGGTTAATTTTTTTTGTTCCTTCTTCTCCTTCTTTTTTTAAATTACGTAAATGCGAGCAAATCAATGTTAATAACTGCATTATAATAGAAGAAGAAATATATGGCATTACACCTAGTGTGAATATTGAAACACGATTTAAAGATCCTCCAGAAAACATATTAAACATTGTAAATAAAGAACTATTTTTATGAATAAAAAATTGTTCCACAACCTTCATATTAATACCAGGAATAGGTATAAAAGAACCAATACGAAATATCAAAATAGCGATAAATACCAAAAACATTCTTTTTTTTAAATTATATAATATAGACATAATATATTTTCTGTTAGTAGTAAAATTATTTAAATAAAAAACATTTAATTTGTAATCATTCCTCCAATTGATTCAATATATGACCGTACTCCTTTAGTAACAGATAATCCAGAAATTACTATTGGTTTTTCTATCATCCCCATCTTGATAATTTTGACATATCTAATATTTCTTTTAATTAAATTTGTTTTTTTTAAAACAGACATGTTTATTATCTTAAAATGAGAAATTCTATTCAATTCAAATAATCTGATTTCATCTATAAAAATTTTTTTTCTAGATGTAAAACCAAATTTAGGAATTCTTCTATATAAAGGTGTTTGTCCTCCTTCAAAACTTTTTCTAACCTTTCCTCCCGATCTAGATTTTTGACCTTTATGTCCTCTTCCACCCGTTTTTCCTAGACCCGAACCAATTCCTCTACATATACGTTTTCTTTTTTTTTTTATATATATAGAGTTCGACAATACATTTAGATACATAATTTTTCCTCGTTATTGACAGACACCATATAAGAAACTTTTTTAATCATACCACGAATAGATGGAGTATCTTCTCGTTGTACAGTATCACCAATATGACGTAAGCCTAATCCTTTAATTGTAGCTATGTGTTTAGGTAAACGACCAATTTTACTTTTTACTTGAGTAATAAAAATTTTTTTCATAAATAAAAATACACCATTTTATTTTAAATATTAATAGTAGATTTACTAAGTTTTTGCGCTATCATTTCTGGTGATCTAATTTTTTTTAAACCATCAATAGTAGCTCTAACTACATTAATAGGATTAGTAGATCCATATATTTTAGCTAAAATATTCTGAATTCCTACTACTTCTAATACAGACCTCATAGCACCACCAGCAATAATTCCAGTACCATCTGATGCAGGTTTCATAAATATCTTAGATCCTGTATGAGAACCATATACTGAATGTTGTATAGTATTTCGATGTAATGGAATCATAATCATATTTTTTCTCGCTCTTTCCATAGATTTTTGAATAGCTGAAGGAACTTCACGAGCTTTTCCATAACCAAAACCTACCTTTCCTTTACCATTACCCACTACTGTCAACGCGGTAAATGAAAAAATTCTTCCTCCCTTCACTGTTTTAGATACACGATTTACTATAATTAATTTTTCCTGTAAATCTAAAGATAATTTTTTATCAAAATTCATATATGTCATCCTTTTCTATTTAAAAAACCAAACCGGATATACGAGCAGATTCCGCTAATTCTTTAACTCGACCATGATATTTAAAACCAGAACGATCAAAAAAAACAATTTTTATTCCTTTTTGTAATGCTCGTTCAGCAATTAATTGTCCAATTATTTTAGCAGAATGTTTATTACCAGTATAGGTATGGTTAATGTTTAGTTTTTTAAACTCTACAGTAGAAGCACACGTAGAAACGATAGATTTTTTAGAAACTATAATTTGTGCATATATATGTTTAGACGTGCGATGTACTACTAAACGAAATAGTTGATTAGAATATTTATTTTTACGTATTTTAGTGCATCGACGAATTCGTGAATATTTTTTATTAATTTTTCCTTTCATGCTACTTTTTTTTAGCCTCCTTAATACGTATAATTTCATGCAAATAACGAATACCTTTTCCTTTATAAGGTTCAGGAACACGATACAATCGTATATTTGCTGCTACTTGTCCAACTAACTGTTTATCTATACTCTTTAAAACAATCTCATTTTGAGAAATGATTGAAACTGTTACTATTTGTGGAATTTTATAAATTACTGGATGCGAAAAACCTAAATATAATTTTAAAATATTTTCATTTTCTAGTATAACACGATACCCAACACCAAATAAATTTAATTGTTTTATAAAACCTTCCGTAACACCTAAAATCATAGAATGAACTAAAGAACGACAAGTACCAGCTTGCATCCAACCATATGATTTAGATAAATGATTATGTGAAAAAAACAAAGAACCATCTTTTTTAAGAATTTTTACACATACATGTATTATGCGCGTCAATGAACCTAAAGGTCCATTTACTGTAATTTTATAGTTAGATAAATCAACGGCTACATTATTTGGAATAATAATAGATGATTTTGCAACACGAGACATTTTTATATTCCTCTATTTAAAAATATTGATAAATTTAACTTACATAACATATAATTTCTCCACCTAATCCTTTTTTTCGTGCAATTTTATTAGTCATCATTCCTCTAGAAGTAGAAAGAACAGCGATACCTAAATTATTCATTACAACAGGTATTTTGTGTTTCGTACAGTACCGACGTAGACTTGGACGGCTAACTCTAGAAATATGTTCAATAACTGATTTTCCATTATAATATTTTAAAAAAATCTTTAATTGAGAAATATGAATATTCTGTATTTTATAATTACAAATATATCCTTCATACTTCAAAACTTTAACGATATTTTCTTTAATTTTAGAAAAAGGAACAGTTACAAAAATTTTATTAGAACGTTGACCATTACGAATAGATGTCAACATATCTGATATGGGATCTTGCATACTCATAAAATACACCTTATATCATACAATTAAGTTAATTTATAATATCTAAAAGTTACCAACTTGCTTTTGTTAAACCTGGTATTTCTCCTCGCATAGCAGATTCACGTAATTTCATACGACTCAATCCAAACTTACGAAGAAAAGCATGTGGACGTCCAGTTTGTCGACAACGATTACGTTGTCGTGATGGACTAGAATCTCTAGGAAGAGTTTGTAGTTTAAGCATAGCATTCCAACGATCTTTATCTAATGATAATTTTGATTTTATGATTTTTTTTAATTGAACACGCGCTGAATAATATTTAATTGCTAATTTAACTCTTTTAATTTCTCTAAATTTCATAGATTGTTTTGCCATTATATTTACCATTATAATTTTATTTTTGAAAAGGAAAATTAAATGCAGAAAGTAAACGCTCACATTCCTGATCAGAATTAGCGTTTGTGGTAATTGTAATATCCATACCTCTAATAGAATCAATTTTCTCATAATTAATTTCAGGAAAAATAATTTGTTCACGAATTCCTAAACTATAATTACCCGTACCATCAAACGATTTGCGTGATAAACCTCTGAAATCACGTATACGAGGTATTGCGATAGTGATTAATTTATCAAAAAAATCCCATTTTCTTGTTCCTCTTAAAGTAACTTTACATCCTATTGGATAACCTTTACGAATTTTGAAAGTTGCAATAGATTTTTTAGCAACAGTTATAACTGGTTTTTGACCAGAAATTCTCATTAAATCATTCACAGCATGTTCTAGTACTTTTTTATCTGTTATAGATTTTCCTATACCCATATTTAAAGTAATTTTTTTAATTTGAGGAACAGCCATAACAGTAGAATAATTTAATTCCTTCATTAATGTAGGAATCACATAATTCACATAATGAAGATGTAGTCTTTTCATACTTTAATTTCCTTATTTTATTTCAATAATTCTTTAGTAGATTTATATCTACGCATTTTTTTGCCATTAATCCAACAAAATTCTATTTTATCCACTTTATTAGTTTCTTTGTTAAAAATAGAAACATTAGAAATATGAATAGGCAACTCTTTTGAAATAATTCCAGCTACTTGTTGTTTTTCTGGAATTGCTTTTTGATGTTTTTTAACTAAATGAACACCTTGAACAATAACTGTTCTATTGCTATAACATATCTTTTGTACCACGCCTATTTTACCTTTATCTCTTCCTGTTAATACTATTACTACATCATGAAAACGTATTTTTGCAGCCATTATTTAGTGTCCTTATCATAATACTTCTGGAGCTAAAGAAATAATTTTCATAAAAGATTCTGTTCTTAATTCTCTTGTTACAGGACCAAATATCCGAGTCCCAATAGGCTGCCCGGTTGTATCATTTAAAATAACACATGCGTTATTATCAAAACAAATCATTGATCCGTCTGATCTACGAATTCCTTTTTTAGTACGAACAATAACTGCTTTCATAACGTCACCTTTTTTAACCTTACTACGAGGAATTGCCTCTTTAATTGCTACTTTAATTATATCACCAATTCTAGCATATCGTCGACGAGAACCTCCTAATACTTTTATGCACATAACTAACCGA is a genomic window containing:
- a CDS encoding DNA-directed RNA polymerase subunit alpha, producing MQDFVEDFLKPRLVNIEQISAKHAKITLEPLERGFGHTLGSALRRILLSSMSGCAVTEVEINGILHEYMHKEGIKEDILDILLNLKGLSIKLFGKNEVVISLKKYGIGPVIAADISHDSSVEIINSKHVICNITCPDVFIDMRIKVMRGRGYITAKSQKDLLQDNRVIGKLFLDVSYSPIERIIYNVEAARVEQRTDLDKLIIEMETNGTIDPEEAIRKAATILAEQLESFVDLRGIHEPVVKEEKPEFDPGLLRPVDDLELTVRSANCLKAESIHYIGDLVQKTEVELLKTPNLGKKSLTEIKDILASKGLSLGMKLNNWPPNSLIDK
- the rpsD gene encoding 30S ribosomal protein S4 encodes the protein MAKYLGPKLKLSRREGLDLFLKSGVRSIESKCKIDHSPGQHGLRKLRLSGYGTQLREKQKIRRLYGILERQFHNYYKKASKLKGNTGQNLLFLLENRLDNIVYRMGFASTRAESRQLINHKSVCVNNSTVSIPSYQVSVQDKISICERSKKQLRIQAAMELIKQREQSSWLDVNYKTMEGTFIRPIERHDLSSDINEHLIVELYSK
- the rpsK gene encoding 30S ribosomal protein S11; this encodes MSKKIVKIPKKHIKKQVLDGIAHIHASFNNTIVTITDRQGNTLGWATSGGSGFRGSRKSTPFAAQVAAEKCADRVKDYGIKNLEIMVKGPGPGRESTIRALNASGFRITNITDVTPIPHNGCRPSKKRRV
- the rpsM gene encoding 30S ribosomal protein S13, which produces MTRIAGINIPDHKHVLIALTGIYGIGLSLSKKICNAVNLRYDIKINTLSEQQIDKLRKLISTLVIEGDLRRERTVNIKRLMDIGCYRGVRHRKHLPVRGQRTKTNARTCKGPRKLIKSR
- the rpmJ gene encoding 50S ribosomal protein L36, translated to MKVRASVKKLCRSCKIIRRKNVIRVVCKNDPKHKQRQG
- the secY gene encoding preprotein translocase subunit SecY, encoding MSILYNLKKRMFLVFIAILIFRIGSFIPIPGINMKVVEQFFIHKNSSLFTMFNMFSGGSLNRVSIFTLGVMPYISSSIIMQLLTLICSHLRNLKKEGEEGTKKINQYTKYLTLFLSVIQSISVVIGLPFIPGMKNIFVFTDFYFYIISIISMITGTIFLMWLGEFITDKGIGNGISLIIFFGIISSLPVSIKKTFSVMHIYDFNNLYFFLILLVMLFVIFIVVFFEKSQRNIIVCYARRHQGSNMHSSHHSYLPLKVNMAGVVPVIFSSSLLLFPSIIVTYCRHVFHDKIFLIKFFDFFKFNHSIFVFTNVVLIIFFCFFYTSVMFNSKDTAINLKKSGAFIPGIRPGLQTEQYIKKIVLKLTTIGSIYTVFICLIPDIMHYCLKVPFYFGGTSLLIVVVVLMEFIIQIQTLMMSTRYKKILKKASLYLKN
- the rplO gene encoding 50S ribosomal protein L15; translation: MYLNVLSNSIYIKKKRKRICRGIGSGLGKTGGRGHKGQKSRSGGKVRKSFEGGQTPLYRRIPKFGFTSRKKIFIDEIRLFELNRISHFKIINMSVLKKTNLIKRNIRYVKIIKMGMIEKPIVISGLSVTKGVRSYIESIGGMITN
- the rpmD gene encoding 50S ribosomal protein L30 — translated: MKKIFITQVKSKIGRLPKHIATIKGLGLRHIGDTVQREDTPSIRGMIKKVSYMVSVNNEEKLCI
- the rpsE gene encoding 30S ribosomal protein S5, with protein sequence MNFDKKLSLDLQEKLIIVNRVSKTVKGGRIFSFTALTVVGNGKGKVGFGYGKAREVPSAIQKSMERARKNMIMIPLHRNTIQHSVYGSHTGSKIFMKPASDGTGIIAGGAMRSVLEVVGIQNILAKIYGSTNPINVVRATIDGLKKIRSPEMIAQKLSKSTINI
- the rplR gene encoding 50S ribosomal protein L18 encodes the protein MKGKINKKYSRIRRCTKIRKNKYSNQLFRLVVHRTSKHIYAQIIVSKKSIVSTCASTVEFKKLNINHTYTGNKHSAKIIGQLIAERALQKGIKIVFFDRSGFKYHGRVKELAESARISGLVF
- the rplF gene encoding 50S ribosomal protein L6, with product MSRVAKSSIIIPNNVAVDLSNYKITVNGPLGSLTRIIHVCVKILKKDGSLFFSHNHLSKSYGWMQAGTCRSLVHSMILGVTEGFIKQLNLFGVGYRVILENENILKLYLGFSHPVIYKIPQIVTVSIISQNEIVLKSIDKQLVGQVAANIRLYRVPEPYKGKGIRYLHEIIRIKEAKKK
- the rpsH gene encoding 30S ribosomal protein S8, with protein sequence MSMQDPISDMLTSIRNGQRSNKIFVTVPFSKIKENIVKVLKYEGYICNYKIQNIHISQLKIFLKYYNGKSVIEHISRVSRPSLRRYCTKHKIPVVMNNLGIAVLSTSRGMMTNKIARKKGLGGEIICYVS
- the rpsN gene encoding 30S ribosomal protein S14, with amino-acid sequence MAKQSMKFREIKRVKLAIKYYSARVQLKKIIKSKLSLDKDRWNAMLKLQTLPRDSSPSRQRNRCRQTGRPHAFLRKFGLSRMKLRESAMRGEIPGLTKASW
- the rplE gene encoding 50S ribosomal protein L5: MKRLHLHYVNYVIPTLMKELNYSTVMAVPQIKKITLNMGIGKSITDKKVLEHAVNDLMRISGQKPVITVAKKSIATFKIRKGYPIGCKVTLRGTRKWDFFDKLITIAIPRIRDFRGLSRKSFDGTGNYSLGIREQIIFPEINYEKIDSIRGMDITITTNANSDQECERLLSAFNFPFQK
- the rplX gene encoding 50S ribosomal protein L24 codes for the protein MAAKIRFHDVVIVLTGRDKGKIGVVQKICYSNRTVIVQGVHLVKKHQKAIPEKQQVAGIISKELPIHISNVSIFNKETNKVDKIEFCWINGKKMRRYKSTKELLK
- the rplN gene encoding 50S ribosomal protein L14, whose protein sequence is MIQVQTILYVADNSGARLVMCIKVLGGSRRRYARIGDIIKVAIKEAIPRSKVKKGDVMKAVIVRTKKGIRRSDGSMICFDNNACVILNDTTGQPIGTRIFGPVTRELRTESFMKIISLAPEVL